In Juglans microcarpa x Juglans regia isolate MS1-56 chromosome 4S, Jm3101_v1.0, whole genome shotgun sequence, a single window of DNA contains:
- the LOC121262579 gene encoding dynamin-related protein 3A-like isoform X2, whose amino-acid sequence MGEETRPNGTNPRTSAPPTIGSSVIPIVNKLQDILAPVGSELSNISLPHVAVVGSQSSGKSSVLEALVGRDFLPRGCDICTRRPLILMLENSQPKPGDHDGRVEWGEFRHMPGRRFDDFSKIRQEIQTETEREAGYNKGVSDKQIGLKIFSPNVLNMTLVDLPGITKVPVGDQPSDIEARIRKMIMAHISQENCIILAVSPANSDLATSDALQMAREADPTGSRTIGVITKLDIMDRGTDARNFLLGKVVPLHLGYVGVVNRSQEDINKNRSIAEALAYEERFFRDHPVYCGLSNHCGIPQLASLLNQILEQHIQMVLPGLKAELNSHMGGIVKELRTYGDAMESKGEQGVILLDILSKYCEVFSAMVDGKSNEMSTKELSGGARIHYIFQSIFVQSLEEVDPCEDLNDDDIRTAVQNATGLRNTLFLPEVPFEVLVRRQIARLLDPSLQCLRFVYDELMKMSRACGVAELQRFPFLRRRMDEVMGKFLRDGVKPAERMIENLIETEMDYINSSNPKFIGGSKAIELAKQQLKLAQGNHPSSNNERPVSSGGNTALGTWGISSIFGSRAKSGEVQASQSVGETVPFVEQIPSTIQLREPPSMLRPLETTEHDAEIIIATKLLLGSYYDIVRKNIQDLVPKSIMHFLVNYTKRDLHFVFIQKLYKENLFDELLQEHDEVVVKRKQIREMYNVLLQAIQTLEEVELSHNSNLRSGTEAATRLPTTPDFSSHVRSTNCGENRSSDASSFTNSRARRLFHSEGEALPVKSNGL is encoded by the exons ATGGGCGAAGAAACAAGACCGAATGGTACTAATCCGAGAACTTCCGCACCACCGACGATTGGCTCGTCGGTGATCCCGATCGTCAACAAGCTCCAAGACATTCTAGCGCCGGTGGGGAGCGAACTGTCCAATATTTCGCTCCCACATGTGGCCGTGGTGGGCAGTCAGAGCAGCGGCAAGTCCAGCGTACTCGAGGCGCTGGTTGGCCGTGACTTCCTTCCTCGCGGCTGCGACATTTGCACCCGCCGACCCCTAATACTGATGCTCGAGAATTCCCAGCCGAAACCGGGTGACCACGATGGCAGGGTCGAGTGGGGCGAGTTCCGTCACATGCCCGGCCGGCGCTTCGACGATTTCTCCAAGATTCGTCAAGAAATACAG ACCGAGACTGAAAGGGAAGCAGGATATAACAAAGGGGTTTCGGATAAACAAATTGGCCTAAAAATTTTCTCTCCGAATGTACTTAATATGACCCTCGTTGATCTACCCGGTATTACCAAAGTTCCCGTGGGAGATCAACCTAGTGACATTGAAGCGAGGATTAGGAAGATGATAATGGCACACATCAGCCAAGAAAACTGTATCATATTGGCTGTTAGTCCCGCAAATTCTGATTTGGCAACTTCTGATGCGCTTCAGATGGCAAGAGAAGCTGATCCAACCG GTTCTAGGACTATTGGTGTAATCACCAAG CTTGATATAATGGATAGGGGTACTGATGCCCGAAACTTTCTGCTCGGAAAAGTTGTCCCACTTCACCTTGGTTATGTTGGTGTTGTGAATCGCAGCCAAGAG GACATTAATAAAAACCGAAGCATTGCAGAAGCTCTTGCATACGAGGAGAGATTCTTCCGTGATCATCCT GTATATTGTGGTCTATCAAATCATTGCGGCATTCCGCAGTTAGCTTCCTTGCTGAATCAG ATTCTGGAACAGCATATCCAAATGGTTCTCCCAGGTTTAAAGGCTGAGCTCAATTCCCATATGGGTGGTATCGTTAAAGAGCTGCGAACATATGGAGACGCCATGGAATCTAAA GGGGAGCAAGGAGTGATTCTGTTGGACATTTTGTCAAAATATTGTGAAG TCTTTTCTGCCATGGTGGATGGGAAAAGCAACGAAATGTCAACCAAAGAATTGTCAGGCGGAGCCAGGATTCACTACATTTTTCAGTCTATTTTTGTACAGAGTTTGGAG GAAGTGGACCCTTGTGAAGATCTGAATGATGATGATATCCGAACAGCTGTTCAAAATGCCACTGGTCTGAGAAATACTTTATTTTTGCCAGAA GTTCCATTTGAAGTTTTGGTTAGACGACAAATTGCTCGGCTGCTAGACCCTAGCCTTCAGTGTCTACGGTTTGTTTACGATGAACTGATGAAG ATGAGCCGTGCTTGTGGGGTAGCTGAGTTGCAAAGGTTTCCATTCTTAAGAAGACGTATGGACGAAGTCATGGGAAAGTTCTTGCGTGATGGTGTAAAACCTGCTGAGAGAATGATAGAAAATCTTATTGAGACGGAG ATGGATTATATAAATTCTTCAAATCCTAAGTTTATAGGCGGGAGCAAAGCTATTGAGCTTGCTAAGCAGCAGTTGAAATTAGCACAG GGAAATCATCCTTCCTCGAATAATGAGAGACCTGTATCATCtg GAGGTAACACAGCCTTGGGGACTTGGGGAATTTCATCAATATTTGGCAGCAGGGCAAAATCTGGAGAGGTGCAAGCTAGCCAATCTGTTGGCGAAACTGTTCCGTTTGTGGAGCAGATACCTTCTACAATCCAGTTGAGAGAG CCACCATCCATGCTAAGGCCACTTGAAACGACAGAGCATGATGCAGAGATAATAATTGCAACAAAATTACTCTTGGGGTCTTACTATGACATTGTTAGAAAGAACATCCAAGACTTAGTTCCAAAGTCTATAATGCACTTTCTG GTTAATTATACAAAAAGGGACCTTCATTTCGTCTTTATACAAAAACTGTACAA AGAGAACCTTTTTGACGAGCTATTGCAGGAGCATGATGAAGTTGttgtaaaaagaaaacagaTCCGAGAAATGTACAATGTTTTGCTACAAGCCATTCAG ACACTTGAGGAGGTTGAGCTCTCCCATAATTCAAACTTAAGATCAGGCACTGAAGCTGCCACCAGATTGCCAACAACCCCTGACTTTTCATCCCATGTACGCTCAACAAATTGTGGTGAGAACAGGTCATCTGACGCATCGTCATTTACTAATTCCAGAGCTCGTAGATTATTTCATTCAGAAGGGGAGGCATTGCCTGTCAAGTCAAATGGACTGTAA
- the LOC121262568 gene encoding zinc finger protein CONSTANS-LIKE 4-like: MASKLCDSCKSATATLFCRADSAFLCVGCDSEIHAANKLASRHARVWLCEVCEHAPAHVTCKADAAALCVTCDRDIHSANPLASRHERVPVTPFYDSVKAGAAANFLRDDYLSDVEGDDDVSREEAEAASWLLPNPPSNNHSHNNKVMENPDPNTGQYVFPDMDPYLNLDYGPVDPKSEGQEQNSSGTDRVVPVRSKSVHQPPLMSDHHCFDMDFSGSKPYVYGYNGQCLSHSVSSSSLDVGVVPDGSTVTDVSDSYCKPMGTVTDSGNRAVQISAADREARVLRYREKRKNRKFEKTIRYASRKAYAETRPRVKGRFAKRSEMGSEVDRTCGYGVVPSF; this comes from the exons ATGGCGTCCAAGCTATGTGATTCCTGCAAATCGGCCACCGCCACTCTCTTCTGCCGAGCCGACTCGGCTTTCCTCTGCGTGGGCTGCGACTCTGAAATCCACGCTGCCAACAAGCTCGCCTCCCGACACGCGCGGGTCTGGCTCTGTGAAGTCTGTGAGCACGCACCTGCCCACGTCACCTGCAAGGCCGATGCTGCCGCTCTCTGCGTCACCTGCGATCGCGACATTCACTCCGCCAACCCACTCGCCAGCCGCCACGAGCGCGTACCCGTCACCCCCTTCTATGACTCCGTCAAAGCCGGAGCTGCCGCTAACTTCCTCCGCGACGATTACTTATCGGACGTCGAGGGCGATGATGACGTTAGCAGGGAAGAGGCCGAGGCTGCCTCTTGGTTGCTTCCCAACCCTCCTTCCAACAACCACAGTCACAATAATAAGGTGATGGAGAATCCGGATCCGAATACCGGTCAGTATGTCTTTCCGGACATGGATCCGTATTTGAATCTGGACTACGGGCCTGTGGATCCGAAGTCGGAAGGTCAGGAGCAGAACAGTTCGGGTACTGACCGAGTTGTACCCGTACGGAGCAAGAGTGTTCATCAGCCTCCGTTGATGAGTGATCACCACTGCTTCGACATGGATTTCTCGGGCTCCAAGCCCTATGTTTATGGCTACAACGGTCAGTGTCTCAGTCACAGC GTGTCTTCCTCGTCCCTGGACGTGGGCGTCGTGCCAGATGGTAGCACCGTGACGGATGTATCGGATTCATACTGTAAGCCGATGGGCACCGTAACCGATTCAGGAAATCGGGCAGTTCAGATCTCAGCAGCGGATCGTGAAGCGAGGGTGCTGAGGTacagagagaagaggaagaaccGCAAGTTCGAGAAGACGATCCGATACGCGTCGCGAAAAGCGTATGCGGAGACGAGGCCACGAGTAAAAGGGAGGTTCGCGAAGCGATCGGAGATGGGATCGGAAGTTGATCGTACGTGCGGTTACGGAGTGGTGCCGTCGTTTTAA
- the LOC121262579 gene encoding dynamin-related protein 3A-like isoform X1: MGEETRPNGTNPRTSAPPTIGSSVIPIVNKLQDILAPVGSELSNISLPHVAVVGSQSSGKSSVLEALVGRDFLPRGCDICTRRPLILMLENSQPKPGDHDGRVEWGEFRHMPGRRFDDFSKIRQEIQTETEREAGYNKGVSDKQIGLKIFSPNVLNMTLVDLPGITKVPVGDQPSDIEARIRKMIMAHISQENCIILAVSPANSDLATSDALQMAREADPTGSRTIGVITKLDIMDRGTDARNFLLGKVVPLHLGYVGVVNRSQEDINKNRSIAEALAYEERFFRDHPVYCGLSNHCGIPQLASLLNQILEQHIQMVLPGLKAELNSHMGGIVKELRTYGDAMESKGEQGVILLDILSKYCEVFSAMVDGKSNEMSTKELSGGARIHYIFQSIFVQSLEEVDPCEDLNDDDIRTAVQNATGLRNTLFLPEVPFEVLVRRQIARLLDPSLQCLRFVYDELMKMSRACGVAELQRFPFLRRRMDEVMGKFLRDGVKPAERMIENLIETEMDYINSSNPKFIGGSKAIELAKQQLKLAQGNHPSSNNERPVSSGKKSYMSSNINKAGGNTALGTWGISSIFGSRAKSGEVQASQSVGETVPFVEQIPSTIQLREPPSMLRPLETTEHDAEIIIATKLLLGSYYDIVRKNIQDLVPKSIMHFLVNYTKRDLHFVFIQKLYKENLFDELLQEHDEVVVKRKQIREMYNVLLQAIQTLEEVELSHNSNLRSGTEAATRLPTTPDFSSHVRSTNCGENRSSDASSFTNSRARRLFHSEGEALPVKSNGL, encoded by the exons ATGGGCGAAGAAACAAGACCGAATGGTACTAATCCGAGAACTTCCGCACCACCGACGATTGGCTCGTCGGTGATCCCGATCGTCAACAAGCTCCAAGACATTCTAGCGCCGGTGGGGAGCGAACTGTCCAATATTTCGCTCCCACATGTGGCCGTGGTGGGCAGTCAGAGCAGCGGCAAGTCCAGCGTACTCGAGGCGCTGGTTGGCCGTGACTTCCTTCCTCGCGGCTGCGACATTTGCACCCGCCGACCCCTAATACTGATGCTCGAGAATTCCCAGCCGAAACCGGGTGACCACGATGGCAGGGTCGAGTGGGGCGAGTTCCGTCACATGCCCGGCCGGCGCTTCGACGATTTCTCCAAGATTCGTCAAGAAATACAG ACCGAGACTGAAAGGGAAGCAGGATATAACAAAGGGGTTTCGGATAAACAAATTGGCCTAAAAATTTTCTCTCCGAATGTACTTAATATGACCCTCGTTGATCTACCCGGTATTACCAAAGTTCCCGTGGGAGATCAACCTAGTGACATTGAAGCGAGGATTAGGAAGATGATAATGGCACACATCAGCCAAGAAAACTGTATCATATTGGCTGTTAGTCCCGCAAATTCTGATTTGGCAACTTCTGATGCGCTTCAGATGGCAAGAGAAGCTGATCCAACCG GTTCTAGGACTATTGGTGTAATCACCAAG CTTGATATAATGGATAGGGGTACTGATGCCCGAAACTTTCTGCTCGGAAAAGTTGTCCCACTTCACCTTGGTTATGTTGGTGTTGTGAATCGCAGCCAAGAG GACATTAATAAAAACCGAAGCATTGCAGAAGCTCTTGCATACGAGGAGAGATTCTTCCGTGATCATCCT GTATATTGTGGTCTATCAAATCATTGCGGCATTCCGCAGTTAGCTTCCTTGCTGAATCAG ATTCTGGAACAGCATATCCAAATGGTTCTCCCAGGTTTAAAGGCTGAGCTCAATTCCCATATGGGTGGTATCGTTAAAGAGCTGCGAACATATGGAGACGCCATGGAATCTAAA GGGGAGCAAGGAGTGATTCTGTTGGACATTTTGTCAAAATATTGTGAAG TCTTTTCTGCCATGGTGGATGGGAAAAGCAACGAAATGTCAACCAAAGAATTGTCAGGCGGAGCCAGGATTCACTACATTTTTCAGTCTATTTTTGTACAGAGTTTGGAG GAAGTGGACCCTTGTGAAGATCTGAATGATGATGATATCCGAACAGCTGTTCAAAATGCCACTGGTCTGAGAAATACTTTATTTTTGCCAGAA GTTCCATTTGAAGTTTTGGTTAGACGACAAATTGCTCGGCTGCTAGACCCTAGCCTTCAGTGTCTACGGTTTGTTTACGATGAACTGATGAAG ATGAGCCGTGCTTGTGGGGTAGCTGAGTTGCAAAGGTTTCCATTCTTAAGAAGACGTATGGACGAAGTCATGGGAAAGTTCTTGCGTGATGGTGTAAAACCTGCTGAGAGAATGATAGAAAATCTTATTGAGACGGAG ATGGATTATATAAATTCTTCAAATCCTAAGTTTATAGGCGGGAGCAAAGCTATTGAGCTTGCTAAGCAGCAGTTGAAATTAGCACAG GGAAATCATCCTTCCTCGAATAATGAGAGACCTGTATCATCtg gaaaaaaaagttacatgagCAGTAACATTAATAAGGCAGGAGGTAACACAGCCTTGGGGACTTGGGGAATTTCATCAATATTTGGCAGCAGGGCAAAATCTGGAGAGGTGCAAGCTAGCCAATCTGTTGGCGAAACTGTTCCGTTTGTGGAGCAGATACCTTCTACAATCCAGTTGAGAGAG CCACCATCCATGCTAAGGCCACTTGAAACGACAGAGCATGATGCAGAGATAATAATTGCAACAAAATTACTCTTGGGGTCTTACTATGACATTGTTAGAAAGAACATCCAAGACTTAGTTCCAAAGTCTATAATGCACTTTCTG GTTAATTATACAAAAAGGGACCTTCATTTCGTCTTTATACAAAAACTGTACAA AGAGAACCTTTTTGACGAGCTATTGCAGGAGCATGATGAAGTTGttgtaaaaagaaaacagaTCCGAGAAATGTACAATGTTTTGCTACAAGCCATTCAG ACACTTGAGGAGGTTGAGCTCTCCCATAATTCAAACTTAAGATCAGGCACTGAAGCTGCCACCAGATTGCCAACAACCCCTGACTTTTCATCCCATGTACGCTCAACAAATTGTGGTGAGAACAGGTCATCTGACGCATCGTCATTTACTAATTCCAGAGCTCGTAGATTATTTCATTCAGAAGGGGAGGCATTGCCTGTCAAGTCAAATGGACTGTAA
- the LOC121262579 gene encoding dynamin-related protein 3A-like isoform X3, with product MGEETRPNGTNPRTSAPPTIGSSVIPIVNKLQDILAPVGSELSNISLPHVAVVGSQSSGKSSVLEALVGRDFLPRGCDICTRRPLILMLENSQPKPGDHDGRVEWGEFRHMPGRRFDDFSKIRQEIQTETEREAGYNKGVSDKQIGLKIFSPNVLNMTLVDLPGITKVPVGDQPSDIEARIRKMIMAHISQENCIILAVSPANSDLATSDALQMAREADPTGSRTIGVITKLDIMDRGTDARNFLLGKVVPLHLGYVGVVNRSQEDINKNRSIAEALAYEERFFRDHPVYCGLSNHCGIPQLASLLNQILEQHIQMVLPGLKAELNSHMGGIVKELRTYGDAMESKGEQGVILLDILSKYCEVFSAMVDGKSNEMSTKELSGGARIHYIFQSIFVQSLEEVDPCEDLNDDDIRTAVQNATGLRNTLFLPEVPFEVLVRRQIARLLDPSLQCLRFVYDELMKMSRACGVAELQRFPFLRRRMDEVMGKFLRDGVKPAERMIENLIETEMDYINSSNPKFIGGSKAIELAKQQLKLAQGNHPSSNNERPVSSGKKSYMSSNINKAGGNTALGTWGISSIFGSRAKSGEVQASQSVGETVPFVEQIPSTIQLREPPSMLRPLETTEHDAEIIIATKLLLGSYYDIVRKNIQDLVPKSIMHFLVNYTKRDLHFVFIQKLYKENLFDELLQEHDEVVVKRKQIREMYNVLLQAIQGFITPHIGKKPELSLVICRHLRRLSSPIIQT from the exons ATGGGCGAAGAAACAAGACCGAATGGTACTAATCCGAGAACTTCCGCACCACCGACGATTGGCTCGTCGGTGATCCCGATCGTCAACAAGCTCCAAGACATTCTAGCGCCGGTGGGGAGCGAACTGTCCAATATTTCGCTCCCACATGTGGCCGTGGTGGGCAGTCAGAGCAGCGGCAAGTCCAGCGTACTCGAGGCGCTGGTTGGCCGTGACTTCCTTCCTCGCGGCTGCGACATTTGCACCCGCCGACCCCTAATACTGATGCTCGAGAATTCCCAGCCGAAACCGGGTGACCACGATGGCAGGGTCGAGTGGGGCGAGTTCCGTCACATGCCCGGCCGGCGCTTCGACGATTTCTCCAAGATTCGTCAAGAAATACAG ACCGAGACTGAAAGGGAAGCAGGATATAACAAAGGGGTTTCGGATAAACAAATTGGCCTAAAAATTTTCTCTCCGAATGTACTTAATATGACCCTCGTTGATCTACCCGGTATTACCAAAGTTCCCGTGGGAGATCAACCTAGTGACATTGAAGCGAGGATTAGGAAGATGATAATGGCACACATCAGCCAAGAAAACTGTATCATATTGGCTGTTAGTCCCGCAAATTCTGATTTGGCAACTTCTGATGCGCTTCAGATGGCAAGAGAAGCTGATCCAACCG GTTCTAGGACTATTGGTGTAATCACCAAG CTTGATATAATGGATAGGGGTACTGATGCCCGAAACTTTCTGCTCGGAAAAGTTGTCCCACTTCACCTTGGTTATGTTGGTGTTGTGAATCGCAGCCAAGAG GACATTAATAAAAACCGAAGCATTGCAGAAGCTCTTGCATACGAGGAGAGATTCTTCCGTGATCATCCT GTATATTGTGGTCTATCAAATCATTGCGGCATTCCGCAGTTAGCTTCCTTGCTGAATCAG ATTCTGGAACAGCATATCCAAATGGTTCTCCCAGGTTTAAAGGCTGAGCTCAATTCCCATATGGGTGGTATCGTTAAAGAGCTGCGAACATATGGAGACGCCATGGAATCTAAA GGGGAGCAAGGAGTGATTCTGTTGGACATTTTGTCAAAATATTGTGAAG TCTTTTCTGCCATGGTGGATGGGAAAAGCAACGAAATGTCAACCAAAGAATTGTCAGGCGGAGCCAGGATTCACTACATTTTTCAGTCTATTTTTGTACAGAGTTTGGAG GAAGTGGACCCTTGTGAAGATCTGAATGATGATGATATCCGAACAGCTGTTCAAAATGCCACTGGTCTGAGAAATACTTTATTTTTGCCAGAA GTTCCATTTGAAGTTTTGGTTAGACGACAAATTGCTCGGCTGCTAGACCCTAGCCTTCAGTGTCTACGGTTTGTTTACGATGAACTGATGAAG ATGAGCCGTGCTTGTGGGGTAGCTGAGTTGCAAAGGTTTCCATTCTTAAGAAGACGTATGGACGAAGTCATGGGAAAGTTCTTGCGTGATGGTGTAAAACCTGCTGAGAGAATGATAGAAAATCTTATTGAGACGGAG ATGGATTATATAAATTCTTCAAATCCTAAGTTTATAGGCGGGAGCAAAGCTATTGAGCTTGCTAAGCAGCAGTTGAAATTAGCACAG GGAAATCATCCTTCCTCGAATAATGAGAGACCTGTATCATCtg gaaaaaaaagttacatgagCAGTAACATTAATAAGGCAGGAGGTAACACAGCCTTGGGGACTTGGGGAATTTCATCAATATTTGGCAGCAGGGCAAAATCTGGAGAGGTGCAAGCTAGCCAATCTGTTGGCGAAACTGTTCCGTTTGTGGAGCAGATACCTTCTACAATCCAGTTGAGAGAG CCACCATCCATGCTAAGGCCACTTGAAACGACAGAGCATGATGCAGAGATAATAATTGCAACAAAATTACTCTTGGGGTCTTACTATGACATTGTTAGAAAGAACATCCAAGACTTAGTTCCAAAGTCTATAATGCACTTTCTG GTTAATTATACAAAAAGGGACCTTCATTTCGTCTTTATACAAAAACTGTACAA AGAGAACCTTTTTGACGAGCTATTGCAGGAGCATGATGAAGTTGttgtaaaaagaaaacagaTCCGAGAAATGTACAATGTTTTGCTACAAGCCATTCAG GGTTTCATTACACCTCACATTGGCAAAAAACCTGAGCTCTCCCTTGTTATTTGTAGACACTTGAGGAGGTTGAGCTCTCCCATAATTCAAACTTAA